In Mesorhizobium sp. M9A.F.Ca.ET.002.03.1.2, the DNA window CAGGAACGACTTGCCCGAGCGATAATCGTAATCCGGGTTTTCCCAGGCGATCATCTTGCCGGGGTTGAGCAGCCCTTGCGGATCGGTCTCGCGCTTGAAGGCAAGCTGCACCTCGTCCGTCTGCTTCATGCCGCCCTCTTCCAGCGTGTAGCGGTGCGGATTGAAGACCCAGCAGCCATTGTCCTCATGGATGCGGATGATCTCGTCGAGCCGCCCCGCCGTCGTGAAGCGGACCAGCGGCAGGCCGGCGACGCCAATGGCGCCGTCGAAGCGGATGAATTCGAGATGCACCGGCACCTCGTCGCCGAAGCGGTCGATCATCGCCTTGACGTGAGCGAGGTGACCCGGCGAGGGATAGCGGGTCTGCAGATAGGTGATCGTGGGATCGACCCTGATGGCGCGCAGTGTCGTGTGGTTCCAGGTCAGCTCGTACGCCGGTGGCAGCCCCTTGAGATCGGCCTCCTTGTCGGCGCGGAAGACGATCTCGCCCTTGCTGCGCTGGGTGAAGGCGACAAAGGCGTCCATCGCATGCGGCGCGATCATCAAGACGACGATGCTTTGCTCGCGCCGGAAAAACCTCTGGTGGCGCTTGAAGTAGTCATAGGGAATGGGTGCCGCGATCGGCGTGATCAGTTTCGCCAGGATGCCGTCCTGCACGGCGAGATCGTTGCCGAAGCCGGCCGCATCCATGAAATCATCGAAGCCGACGATGACATCGATCCAGTCGTAAGCCGCGGTCAGCGGCATCTCGACCTCCGTGATGATGCCGTTGGTGCCGTAGGCATGCATCACCTTCAGCACCTCCTCGCCGGTAAGGTCCATCACGCGCGGCTCCGCCTCCATCGTAACGGTCCGCAGCCGGATGACGTTACCGAGGTCGCGCAGACCACCCCAGCGGATCGAACCGACGCCACCGGAGCCGCCGGCGACGAAACCGCCGATCGATGCCGTGTTGTAGGTCGATGGCGACATCCGCAGTTCCTGGCCGGAATGCGCGCGCGTCGCTCTGTCGATGTCGGCCAGCACGGCACCCGGTCCGGTCACCACCCGGCCGGGCGCGATCGCCTTGACTGTGTTCATCTCGGCGAGGTTGAGCACGACGCCGCCGGACAAAGGCATCGCCTGCCCATAATTGCCGGTGCCGCTGCCGCGCGGCGTCACCGGAACGCCATGTCGGTGGCAGGCGGCGAGCACGCGGATTACCTCGGCTTCCGTCTTCGGCGTGACGATCAGGTCGCCGGTCACATGGTCGAGCTGTTGCTTCAGCACCGGGCTGTACCAGTAGAAGTCGCGGCTCTTCTGCTGGACTATCGCCGGATGGTCGTCGATCTTCACACCGTCGAGGCCGCGCTTCAGTGCCGAAATGTCCATCATCCCACCATCAGATCATCGAGTTCGGCATAATCGGGCAATTGGCGCTCGATGGCGCGGCCATCGCGCACGACGATGCGATCCGATTCGGGACGCGACAGCAATTCCGTCCAGCTCCGTCCCCTGAAGACGACGAAATCGGCGGCGGCGCCGACGGCAAGCGTGCCAAAACCTTCTAGCCGCATCACCTTGGCCGGCGTCGCGGTCACCGCCTGCGGCCAGTCGCCGACCGGGTGATCGAAATGCAGGATGCGCGTCGCCATGCGATAGACCTCCAGCATGTCGAGATCGCCATAGGCGTAGAACGGGTCGCGCGTGTTGTCGGAGGCGACGGCGACGGAAATGCCGCGCGCCTTCATCTCATGCAGCAGCGTCACGCCGCGCCAGAGCGGCGTGGTGTTGTCGCTGCGCCGGTCCTGCAGATAGAGATTGCACATCGGCAGCGACACCACGGCAAGCCCCGCCTTCGCCACCTTGTCCAGCGTGTCGAGCACGTCGAGATCGGGCTGGCGTGCCAGCGAGCAGCAGTGGCCGACGAGGATGTTTCCCTCAAAACCGTTCCATAGGGCCGCCTCGGCGATCTTCTTCAGCGAAATCGCCGAAACGGCGTCGGTCTCGTCGGCATGGAAATCGAGGTCGAGGCCGTGCCTGGTCGCCTGCGCGAACACCTGGTCGAGAAGCTCTTCCAGATCCGGCACCATGTAGGTAACGACGCCGAGCACGCCCTTGGCCGCAGCCACGCGTTTGGCCAGCCTCTCGAACCATTTCTTGTCGCGCACGCCTTCGATGCCGAGCAGGCAGGCGGCCTGCAGCTCAATGCGGCCGCGCCATGTCTCCCGCATCGTCTCGAACACCGGCCAGGAGATTTCCTCCTGCGGCGCGACGCTGTCGAGATGGGTGCGCAGGGCTTTGGTGCCATACGCATAGGCTGAGCGCAGCGAAAAATCCATGCGGCGGGCGACGTCGTCGGCGCTCCAGCGCGAAGCGCGGTCGGCGCCGGTGGCGTTCAGCGCGCCCATGAACGTGCCGTCGGGATTGGGCTTTCGAGGCCAGATATGGCCCTTGTCGATATGAGTGTGACAGTCGACGAAGCACGGCATGACGATACGGCCGCCGAGGTCGACGGCGCCTGCCGGCGAATTGGACTGGCGATGCGCGGTAATAGTGGAAATCCTGCCGTCGGCGACAGCAATGTC includes these proteins:
- a CDS encoding FAD-binding oxidoreductase; protein product: MDISALKRGLDGVKIDDHPAIVQQKSRDFYWYSPVLKQQLDHVTGDLIVTPKTEAEVIRVLAACHRHGVPVTPRGSGTGNYGQAMPLSGGVVLNLAEMNTVKAIAPGRVVTGPGAVLADIDRATRAHSGQELRMSPSTYNTASIGGFVAGGSGGVGSIRWGGLRDLGNVIRLRTVTMEAEPRVMDLTGEEVLKVMHAYGTNGIITEVEMPLTAAYDWIDVIVGFDDFMDAAGFGNDLAVQDGILAKLITPIAAPIPYDYFKRHQRFFRREQSIVVLMIAPHAMDAFVAFTQRSKGEIVFRADKEADLKGLPPAYELTWNHTTLRAIRVDPTITYLQTRYPSPGHLAHVKAMIDRFGDEVPVHLEFIRFDGAIGVAGLPLVRFTTAGRLDEIIRIHEDNGCWVFNPHRYTLEEGGMKQTDEVQLAFKRETDPQGLLNPGKMIAWENPDYDYRSGKSFLFKGLQKAG
- a CDS encoding cytosine deaminase; the encoded protein is MMLEDSIPASGSYHLTNVRVHRSLTPGLVAAFDADGFALADIAVADGRISTITAHRQSNSPAGAVDLGGRIVMPCFVDCHTHIDKGHIWPRKPNPDGTFMGALNATGADRASRWSADDVARRMDFSLRSAYAYGTKALRTHLDSVAPQEEISWPVFETMRETWRGRIELQAACLLGIEGVRDKKWFERLAKRVAAAKGVLGVVTYMVPDLEELLDQVFAQATRHGLDLDFHADETDAVSAISLKKIAEAALWNGFEGNILVGHCCSLARQPDLDVLDTLDKVAKAGLAVVSLPMCNLYLQDRRSDNTTPLWRGVTLLHEMKARGISVAVASDNTRDPFYAYGDLDMLEVYRMATRILHFDHPVGDWPQAVTATPAKVMRLEGFGTLAVGAAADFVVFRGRSWTELLSRPESDRIVVRDGRAIERQLPDYAELDDLMVG